Proteins encoded by one window of Candidatus Zixiibacteriota bacterium:
- a CDS encoding tyrosine-type recombinase/integrase — protein sequence MEDHLKRLYETVDDFKVGKNWKTYVDAFVFGCKIRNLAPRTLNVYAERLGYLARHLEARGIDIEKVTKQDIQDYLLSLIGVVSDETVNGRIRVYRRFFTYLEEEGFWKKPNPTHKLKLIKASKRIKPVISPEQVGQILQSLNRNTFEGYRNLTMVMLFWDAMIRKEELITLRLEHVDLRAGLIKVYGKGRKERQVPMGSKTIKTLHFYLNRWRQDIPGDLVFCQRNGDQITSRHCHKIIQDIGKRVGVNLYPHLIRHSAATYFIRQGGSPVILQKILGHTSLVVTQNYLHMSTKDLVDTYDRFSPANALRF from the coding sequence ATGGAAGACCATCTCAAGAGATTGTATGAAACGGTCGATGATTTCAAAGTGGGTAAGAACTGGAAGACGTACGTCGATGCGTTTGTCTTCGGCTGCAAGATTCGAAACCTGGCCCCACGCACGCTCAACGTCTACGCGGAGAGATTGGGGTATCTTGCCCGCCACCTCGAGGCTAGAGGCATCGACATCGAGAAAGTTACGAAGCAGGATATTCAAGACTACCTGCTGTCGTTGATCGGCGTAGTTTCTGACGAAACCGTGAATGGCAGAATCCGCGTCTACCGGCGGTTCTTTACCTACCTCGAAGAGGAAGGCTTCTGGAAGAAGCCGAATCCAACTCACAAGCTGAAACTCATCAAAGCTTCCAAACGAATCAAACCGGTAATCTCACCAGAGCAAGTCGGCCAGATTCTTCAATCGCTCAACCGGAATACGTTTGAGGGCTACCGGAACCTGACCATGGTCATGCTCTTCTGGGACGCCATGATCCGGAAAGAGGAACTCATAACGCTACGCCTCGAACATGTGGACCTGCGGGCGGGCCTAATCAAGGTGTACGGCAAAGGCCGGAAAGAGCGACAGGTCCCGATGGGGTCGAAGACTATCAAAACACTGCATTTCTACCTGAATCGTTGGCGACAGGACATACCTGGTGATCTGGTCTTCTGTCAACGGAACGGCGATCAAATCACTTCTCGACATTGCCACAAGATCATTCAGGACATCGGGAAAAGGGTCGGGGTGAATTTGTATCCGCACTTGATTCGTCATAGCGCTGCCACGTACTTCATTCGCCAGGGTGGATCGCCAGTGATTTTGCAGAAAATTCTCGGCCACACGTCGTTGGTGGTGACCCAGAATTACCTTCACATGAGCACGAAAGACCTCGTCGACACCTATGATCGGTTCAGCCCGGCTAATGCCCTGAGATTCTGA
- a CDS encoding MerR family transcriptional regulator: MGHLDIEEVASIFDKSVRVMRDYKRLGIIQPVRRDGMKDFYDRDEVDEAKRRIDALSVSKNLSEIAEIVARERRKMRRA, encoded by the coding sequence ATGGGACATCTTGACATAGAGGAAGTCGCTTCGATTTTTGACAAATCTGTTCGGGTAATGAGAGACTACAAACGACTTGGGATCATCCAGCCCGTCCGACGGGATGGCATGAAAGACTTTTACGATCGAGATGAAGTGGACGAAGCCAAACGACGGATTGACGCCTTGTCAGTTAGTAAGAATTTGTCGGAGATTGCAGAAATCGTCGCCCGGGAACGCAGAAAGATGAGACGGGCATAA
- a CDS encoding agmatine deiminase family protein, with product MHRLLTLVALLGLLINYAAPLLAEETEEFLPIGLTEEEKTRLDEIGKNFKPTAPPSGVMRACAEWEQCERVLIRWPLGIPVSLVAEMSENMMVTTIVASTSQQSSAISTYTSGGVNMLNTEFIIAATNSIWTRDYGPWSIFDENGNLGFTDHIYNRPRPQDDLIPGIVGAAWGIPVYALPLTHTGGNHMSDGMGMSMSERLVYDENPTLTHAQVDSIMLAYLGNDYTVLEYVQTSGIHHIDCFAKFLNPNTIMVKDVAPSDPDYSRLNARAAELGAMIGPWGQPYKIVRVFCPSGTAYTNSLILNKKVLVPTFSSAWDDDALQTYADAMPGYEIIGFTGSWLSDDAIHCRAMGIADRQMMYVNHIPLKTTGDSVNPYRVSAFVFAHSDAALVMDSLKVYYSVNGGAFASVALTATAYPDSFEAFIPAQAPGSEIRYYLKAADALGKIGTCPYIGEAWAFEFNVNAAPVIAPPDSFLVRTETAFSYYPNFTDPDDVTHTISYGSLPAWLTESNDTVSGALPALPLVSQFTVTVADQFSSDQRTITVTSYGCGDADGNGSVTISDAVYLITHIFSGGPAPVPPEGGDADCSGMITISDAVYLITYIFAGGPAPCASCP from the coding sequence ATGCATAGACTGCTGACGCTCGTTGCCCTGTTGGGGCTGCTGATCAATTATGCCGCGCCGCTGCTGGCGGAAGAGACCGAGGAATTTCTCCCGATCGGTTTGACCGAGGAGGAAAAGACGCGGCTGGATGAAATCGGAAAGAACTTCAAACCAACGGCGCCGCCCTCCGGGGTGATGCGCGCCTGCGCCGAGTGGGAGCAATGCGAGCGGGTGCTGATCCGCTGGCCGCTGGGGATTCCGGTCAGCCTGGTGGCGGAGATGTCGGAAAACATGATGGTCACGACGATCGTGGCCAGCACGTCGCAGCAGTCGAGCGCCATCAGCACGTATACCTCCGGCGGCGTCAACATGCTGAACACCGAGTTTATTATCGCCGCCACCAATTCGATCTGGACGCGCGATTACGGCCCGTGGTCGATCTTCGACGAGAACGGCAATCTCGGCTTCACCGATCATATCTACAATCGCCCGCGGCCGCAGGACGACTTAATTCCGGGGATCGTCGGCGCGGCCTGGGGGATCCCGGTCTATGCGCTGCCGCTGACGCATACCGGCGGAAATCATATGAGCGACGGCATGGGGATGTCGATGTCGGAGCGGCTGGTGTACGACGAGAATCCGACATTGACGCACGCGCAGGTCGACTCGATCATGCTGGCTTACCTGGGCAACGACTACACGGTGCTGGAATACGTGCAGACCAGCGGGATTCACCACATTGATTGCTTCGCGAAATTCCTGAATCCGAATACGATCATGGTCAAGGACGTGGCGCCGTCCGATCCGGACTACTCGCGGCTGAACGCCCGCGCGGCGGAATTGGGCGCGATGATCGGGCCGTGGGGCCAGCCGTACAAGATCGTACGGGTGTTCTGTCCGTCGGGGACGGCATACACGAATTCACTGATTCTGAACAAGAAGGTGCTGGTACCGACGTTCAGCAGTGCCTGGGATGACGACGCGCTGCAGACGTACGCCGATGCGATGCCGGGCTATGAGATCATCGGTTTTACCGGCTCGTGGCTGTCGGATGATGCGATTCATTGCCGGGCGATGGGGATTGCGGACCGGCAGATGATGTACGTCAATCACATTCCGCTCAAGACGACCGGTGATTCGGTCAATCCGTACCGGGTCAGCGCGTTTGTATTTGCGCATTCGGACGCGGCGCTGGTGATGGATTCACTCAAGGTTTACTACAGCGTCAACGGCGGGGCGTTTGCCTCGGTGGCGCTGACGGCGACGGCGTATCCCGATTCTTTCGAGGCGTTCATTCCGGCGCAGGCGCCGGGCAGCGAAATCCGGTACTATCTCAAGGCTGCTGATGCACTCGGCAAGATCGGGACATGCCCCTACATCGGCGAGGCCTGGGCGTTTGAATTCAACGTCAACGCCGCGCCGGTGATCGCGCCGCCGGACAGCTTCCTCGTGCGGACGGAGACGGCGTTCTCCTACTATCCGAACTTCACCGATCCGGACGACGTGACACATACTATCAGCTACGGCAGCTTGCCGGCTTGGCTGACCGAAAGCAACGACACGGTCAGCGGCGCGCTGCCAGCGCTGCCGCTGGTGTCGCAATTCACGGTGACGGTGGCGGATCAATTTAGCAGCGACCAGCGGACGATTACGGTGACCTCGTACGGGTGCGGCGATGCCGACGGCAATGGGAGCGTGACGATTTCGGATGCGGTGTACCTCATCACGCACATCTTCTCGGGCGGTCCGGCGCCGGTGCCGCCAGAGGGCGGCGATGCGGATTGCAGCGGGATGATCACAATCTCGGATGCGGTGTACCTGATCACGTACATCTTTGCCGGCGGTCCGGCGCCGTGCGCGAGCTGTCCGTAA